Part of the Virgibacillus necropolis genome, AGTATATTCTACAGCTTTAAAAAAGGGAGTACATATTAACGCTGTTGGTTCATTTCGGCCAGACATGCAAGAGATTCCCTCAAGTACAATTCTTTCTGCTGAAAAGGTTGTTGTAGAATCAAAAGATGCGGCACTTGAGGAAACAGGAGATTTAAAAAAGCCTATTAATGAAGGTTTTCCCGAAAAAAGTATTTTTGAACTTGGAGAAATCATAAATAGTATTAGAAAAGGTAGGACGAATGATCAGGAAATAACGGTCTTTAAATCTGTGGGACTTGCGATTGTAGATATTGTGGTTGGTCAATATATTTTTGAAAGGGCTGTTGAGAGTGGTATTGGTTTGGAAATTCACTTATAAGAATCGTTAAACTGACTTAATAATTCTTTAAATATTTAGTTGGAAAGTTATAACTTATATGTCGAAAATATATACACATTTATTCAAGTGTCAACTTTTTTGACATATCTTTAATATTTACTCCAACAGTTAAAAAAGATTCAGTTATACAGTGAGCGAATAATTTAATTTAAAAAAACAAAAAAGAGGGTCTTTTTATGGAATATATTATACGTAATGTCCAAATTTTATTTGGCGAAAATTTAGAGGTTAAAAATGATCATGGGGTTTGGATTAAAAATGGTGAAATTAATAAAATTTTGCCAGAAGATGATTGTCCTAATAAGCTGCCTTCCGTGGACGGTAACGGAGGATATCTAATTCCTGGGCTAATAGATTTACATGTTCATATGATGTGGGATGGTTCAAAGGATCCAGTGGCTACTCTAGAGGAAGAAGGATACGAACAAATGCTAATTCGGGCGGTTTCCCACTGCCAAAATTATATTAATAATGGAATTACAACTGTTAGAGATATTGGATCTGTAGATGATATTGCTATACATGTAGCAAAAGGAATTAAAAGGGGGTTAATTAAAGGGCCAAATTTAATTGCTAGTGGAAGGACTCTTACTATGACAGGGGGCCATGATCCTTTTTGGGCAAGATTTGTGGATGGGAAAGCAGAAGCTTTAAAAGGAGTGAGGGAGCAAGTTTTTAAAGGTGCTGAAGTAATTAAAGTTAGTTCTACTGGTGGTGTATATGGTAGACAGGAAGGTGAAGTAGTTGGAAATGCAGAATTAAGCATGGAAGAACAACAAGTAATATGTAATGAGGCACACAAATTCGGATTGAAAGTTGCATCCCATGCAATAGGTAGAGATGGTATTTTAAACTCTATTCAAGCTGGTATTGATACTATTGAGCATGGACATTTCTTGGATGATGATTTAGTAAAGTTGATGGAAGAGAAAGGGACAGCTTGGGTACCGACACTTTATATATATAAGCAAATTGCATCACTTAATGAAATACCAGAATATGCAAAGGAGAAGGCACAGGATATTGTAGAAAAACATGAAAAGGCTTTTAAAGAATTTTTCAACAAAAACATATTAATAGGGGCGGGATCAGATGCTGGATCTCCTTGTACACCACATACTTC contains:
- a CDS encoding metal-dependent hydrolase family protein translates to MEYIIRNVQILFGENLEVKNDHGVWIKNGEINKILPEDDCPNKLPSVDGNGGYLIPGLIDLHVHMMWDGSKDPVATLEEEGYEQMLIRAVSHCQNYINNGITTVRDIGSVDDIAIHVAKGIKRGLIKGPNLIASGRTLTMTGGHDPFWARFVDGKAEALKGVREQVFKGAEVIKVSSTGGVYGRQEGEVVGNAELSMEEQQVICNEAHKFGLKVASHAIGRDGILNSIQAGIDTIEHGHFLDDDLVKLMEEKGTAWVPTLYIYKQIASLNEIPEYAKEKAQDIVEKHEKAFKEFFNKNILIGAGSDAGSPCTPHTSLMDEILLMYEFVPNIVEILKTATVNAGKILDRPVGQIQEGFKADLTLLKENPLEDLNHLKGVKQVYIGGKLVYSN